One genomic segment of Arachis duranensis cultivar V14167 chromosome 4, aradu.V14167.gnm2.J7QH, whole genome shotgun sequence includes these proteins:
- the LOC107486166 gene encoding ras-related protein RABD2a, whose protein sequence is MNPEYDYLFKLLLIGDSGVGKSCLLLRFADDSYIESYISTIGVDFKIRTVEQDGKTIKLQIWDTAGQERFRTITSSYYRGAHGIIIVYDVTDEESFNNVKQWLSEIDRYASDNVNKLLVGNKCDLTSNRAVSYETAKAFADEIGIPFMETSAKDATNVEQAFMAMSASIKTRMASQPANNARPPTVQIRGQPVQQSSGCCSS, encoded by the exons ATGAATCCCGAATA TGATTATCTGTTCAAGCTCCTTCTTATTGGAGACTCGGGTGTTGGAAAATCATGTCTTCTTCTGAGATTTGCC GATGATTCATACATTGAGAGCTACATAAGCACCATTGGAGTTGATTTT AAAATACGTACTGTTGAGCAGGATGGAAAAACCATTAAACTCCAAATT TGGGACACAGCTGGGCAAGAACGATTCAGGACAATCACCAGTAGCTACTATCGCGGGGCACATGGCATCATT ATTGTTTATGATGTGACAGACGAAGAGAGCTTCAACAATGTGAAGCAGTGGCTCAGCGAAATCGACCGTTACGCCAGTGATAATGTTAACAAACTTTTGGTTGGCAACAAGTGTGATCTGACATCAAACAGAGCTGTGTCATATGAAACAGCCAAA gCATTCGCAGATGAAATAGGTATTCCTTTCATGGAAACAAGTGCAAAAGATGCTACAAATGTTGAACAGGCATTCATGGCCATGTCTGCTTCCATCAAGACCAG AATGGCAAGCCAACCTGCAAACAATGCAAGGCCTCCAACAGTGCAGATCAGAGGACAGCCAGTTCAGCAGAGCAGTGGTTGCTGCTCATCCTAA
- the LOC107486165 gene encoding RGG repeats nuclear RNA binding protein A → MTTMNPFDLLKDDTEDPSQLIANEQLKAAAAAATAVPPKKGAAAAPQKGGQQNKPAQLPTKPTPPGQAVREAKNEASRGGRGGGRGAGRGGGRGRGFNRDFSNDEGSFPASGAPATQSGFEEGDGGRTSDRRGGYGGRGPYRGGRRGDFSNGEAGEEGRPRRLYERRSGTGRGNEFKREGAGRGNWGTQSDEIAQVTDEVVNEAEKNLGEEKPAGEDVADVNKESVAEEAEQKEPEDKEMTLEEYQKVLEEKRKALQALKTEERKVDIKEFASMQPLSNKKVNNDIFIKLGSDKDRRKEALEREERSKKSVSINEFLKPADGEVYYGGRGRGRPRGPKGGSYRGNSNNAQAPSIEDPGHFPTLGGN, encoded by the exons ATGACTACCATGAACCCCTTTGATTTGTTGAAAGATGATACTGAGGATCCTTCTCAGCTCATCGCCAACGAGCAGCTCAAGGCTGCTGCTGCTGCCGCCACCGCCGTTCCGCCCAAGAAAGGGGCGGCGGCGGCTCCGCAGAAAGGAGGGCAGCAAAATAAGCCTGCTCAGCTCCCTACCAAGCCTACTCCTCCTGGTCAAGCTG TGAGGGAGGCAAAAAATGAGGCTTCTCGTGGAGGCCGTGGAGGTGGACGAGGTGCTGGGCGTGGAGGTGGACGGGGTCGTGGTTTTAACCGTGACTTTTCAAATGATGAGGGCTCATTCCCAGCCTCTGGAGCCCCTGCTACTCAAAGTGGTTTTGAGGAAGGAGATGGTGGGAGGACTTCAGATAGACGAGGCGGTTATGGTGGGCGAGGCCCTTACCGTGGTGGTCGCCGGGGAGACTTCAGCAATGGGGAAGCTGGAGAAGAAGGAAGGCCAAGAAGACTATATGAACGCCGCAGTGGGACTGGACGCGG AAATGAGTTTAAGCGTGAAGGTGCTGGACGAGGAAACTGGGGAACACAGTCTGATGAAATTGCTCA GGTGACTGATGAAGTCGTGAATGAAGCTGAAAAGAATTTGGGCGAGGAGAAGCCTGCTGGTGAAGATGTGGCTGATGTAAACAAGGAGAGTGTTGCTGAAGAAGCTGAACAAAAAGAGCCTGAGGATAAG GAGATGACTCTGGAGGAGTATCAGAAAGTGctggaagagaaaagaaaggcCCTTCAAGCACTAAAGACTGAGGAGAGAAAGGTTGATATCAAAGAATTTGCATCCATGCAGCCCCTATCAAACAAGAAAGTCAACAATGACATCTTCATTAAATTG GGATCTGATAAGGATAGGCGCAAAGAAGCATTGGAGAGGGAGGAGAGATCCAAGAAG TCTGTCAGCATTAACGAGTTTCTGAAGCCAGCTGATGGGGAAGTCTACTATGGTGGGCGTGGCCGGGGACGCCCCCGTGGTCCAAAGGGGGGTAGCTACCGTGGCAACTCCAACAATGCACAAGCTCCCTCCATTGAAGACCCTGGTCATTTCCCAACTTTGGGTGGCAACTGA